CAGCACAGTGGCCGCCGACACCATCCCCACGCGCTCGACACGCCGAGACGACGAGCGCGGGCTTGCGGCATACCTGACGCGGCCCACATGCCCGGCTGGACGAGTCAGGACCACCGACGAGTGATCCGGCGGGTCCGGCGGCCGTTCCAGCAGCCACGATGCCAATGCCGCCGATCGTCCTCTCCGCCGTACGCGGGCCAGGCGACGATGTGAGCGACCCCGGGCGGAATCTCATGGTCACAGCCGGGGCAGCGATAGGTCTTGGTCGCGCGGATGCCCGGGATGGCGCGGACCACATACGTCTCATCACCGTCAGGACCCGATTCGGTGCGTCCGAAAACATCCCCGAGCGGCGCGCCACCCGCTGGCCGGCGGGTGGCGTGGCGATCCGAACGCGGTTTCCGGCGGGGCATGCGACAAGCCTATTACCCGCCCGCGCACGCCCCGCATGCCCCGAACTCAGAACAGGCGGAATTCGTTGCTCTCCGTGCCGCGCAGGGCGTCGTAATCGAGTGTGAGGCAGCGGATACCGCGGTCCTCGGCGAGCGTGCGCGCCTGCGGCTTGATCTGCTGGGCGGCGAAGACGCCCGCGACCGGAGCGAGCAGTGGATCCCGGTTCAGCAACTCCAGGTAGCGGGTGAGTTGTTCGACGCCGTCGATTTCCCCGCGCCGTTTGATCTCCACCGCCACGGTGCCGCCGTCGGCGTCCCGGCACAGCAGGTCCACCGGACCGATGGCGGTCATGTACTCACGACGGATGAGCGAGAAACCGGCCCCGAGCGTATGCACGTGCTCGGCCAGCAGCTCTTGGAGATGAGCCTCCACTCCGTCCTTCACCAAGCCCGGGTCGACGCCGAGTTCGTGTGAAGAGTCGTGTTCGATGTCCTCGATGGTGATGCGGAGTTCCTCACCGGCCTTGTTGGTGACGACCCATAGTGCCTTCGCACCGTCCGGCAGCTGCGCGTCACCGTTGCGTTCTTCCAACCAGCACGGCGGGCTCATCCAGTTCAGCGGCTTGTACGAGCCGCCGTCGGAATGCACGAGCACCGAGCCGTCCGCTTTCATCAGCAGCAGTCTGCGGGCCATCGGCAGATGGGCGGTGAGTCGCCCCACGTAGTCGACCTGACAGCGAGCAATCACTAGGCGCACCCAAGCACTGTAGGCGAGCGGCTCGCGGCGGCCGCCGTCAGCCCATGAGCAGCGTCGCGGCGAGGATCGCGCTCGCCGCGAGCAAGGCGCTCTCGAGCCGGGTGAGCCGGTGCGCGGGGGTGGTGGACCTGGTCGTCATGAGAAAGCCGACCGCGGTCCCGATCATGAACGCCACCAGATGTCCGACGTGGGTGAACGTCTGCTCGATCAGCACGCCTTCGACCGCGACGATGAACCACAGCGTCGCCCAGGCGATGCGCCACCGGTGCGGCACCGCCGCCACCAGCGCGCCGATCAGCGCCATGGCGCCGTAGCTGACGCCGACGTCCTCGGCCCAGCGGATGCTGGCAGGCACCCACCCGGCTTGCACACCGACCCACAGGCCCGCCGCGACCAGCAGGGTCGCGCCGATGTGACCGGCCAGGAAGACGCGCACCGCCCGCAGCGCGCCGAAGCGCAGCTCGGCCAGGGCGAGCAGACAGGCCAGCAACGGAATGATGACCCACGACCCCACTACGTCGCCGATCACGAAGGCACTGGCCAGCAGTGTC
Above is a genomic segment from Nocardia sputorum containing:
- a CDS encoding ATP/GTP-binding protein, with the protein product MPRRKPRSDRHATRRPAGGAPLGDVFGRTESGPDGDETYVVRAIPGIRATKTYRCPGCDHEIPPGVAHIVAWPAYGGEDDRRHWHRGCWNGRRTRRITRRWS
- the nucS gene encoding endonuclease NucS, whose translation is MRLVIARCQVDYVGRLTAHLPMARRLLLMKADGSVLVHSDGGSYKPLNWMSPPCWLEERNGDAQLPDGAKALWVVTNKAGEELRITIEDIEHDSSHELGVDPGLVKDGVEAHLQELLAEHVHTLGAGFSLIRREYMTAIGPVDLLCRDADGGTVAVEIKRRGEIDGVEQLTRYLELLNRDPLLAPVAGVFAAQQIKPQARTLAEDRGIRCLTLDYDALRGTESNEFRLF
- a CDS encoding rhomboid-like protein — encoded protein: MIVATTPAHSAPLDPAAPPRSRWRRLRLPATAVYLSGLIVVSAVFSVLSDSAQTRMVLHASTNLHNLLSGRLGTLLASAFVIGDVVGSWVIIPLLACLLALAELRFGALRAVRVFLAGHIGATLLVAAGLWVGVQAGWVPASIRWAEDVGVSYGAMALIGALVAAVPHRWRIAWATLWFIVAVEGVLIEQTFTHVGHLVAFMIGTAVGFLMTTRSTTPAHRLTRLESALLAASAILAATLLMG